From a region of the Macrobrachium nipponense isolate FS-2020 chromosome 20, ASM1510439v2, whole genome shotgun sequence genome:
- the LOC135223112 gene encoding uncharacterized protein LOC135223112, with amino-acid sequence MKFVIVASFCVAVALSQTVIQPKPNVRNLPAEIHKDAPGQCIAFTLKQPQAVGKSWSLAPFCGRATCIQHEGKLFEKVEDCGFEPKPSPGCRVKNEADQAKPYPACCPVYECQPGATLLYPTPEELRVAAQRNAQAAQGAQG; translated from the exons ATGAAATTCGTCATCGTCGCCTCATTCTGCGTGGCCGTGGCTCTCAGTCAGACGGTGATTCAGCCAAAACCAAACGTTCGCAATTTACCTGCTGAAATCCACAAAG ACGCTCCAGGCCAGTGCATTGCATTCACTCTGAAACAACCCCAGGCCGTAGGAAAGTCTTGGTCACTGGCTCCCTTCTGTGGAAGAGCCACCTGCATTCAACATGAAGGCAAACTCTTCGAAAAGGTGGAAGACTGTGGCTTTGAGCCCAAGCCATCTCCCGGCTGCAGAGTCAAGAACGAAGCCGACCAAGCTAAGCCATACCCAGCTTGCTGCCCGGTGTACGAGTGCCAGCCAGGTGCTACCCTTCTGTACCCAACTCCAGAAGAACTGAGGGTTGCTGCGCAGAGGAACGCTCAGGCAGCACAAGGTGCCCAAGGATAA
- the LOC135219834 gene encoding uncharacterized protein LOC135219834 has product MERYDPIFISYKHYSTVGGYQTLQVIFKSNNDAKANLAKMKFLIVASFCVAMALGQNVIQPRPNVRTLPAEARKEAPGQCYGFTARRAFPVGQSWQLTPFCGRATCLQQGNQLLEKVEDCGFEPKPSPGCRVVNEADQAKPYPACCPVYACQPGATLQYPTEQELRAAAQQNAQAAQGAQG; this is encoded by the exons ATGGAGAGGTATG ACCCTATCTTCATATCATATAAACACTACTCCACGGTCGGTGGGTATCAAACACTCCAAGTTATCTTCAAGAGTAACAACGACGCTAAAGCTAACTTAG CCAAGATGAAATTCCTGATTGTAGCTTCATTCTGCGTGGCAATGGCTCTTGGTCAAAATGTGATTCAGCCAAGACCAAACGTCCGAACTTTACCTGCTGAAGCCCGCAAAG AGGCTCCGGGTCAATGCTACGGATTCACTGCCAGAAGGGCCTTCCCTGTGGGTCAGTCTTGGCAACTGACTCCCTTCTGTGGCAGAGCCACCTGCCTCCAGCAAGGGAACCAGCTGCTCGAAAAGGTGGAAGACTGTGGCTTTGAGCCCAAGCCATCTCCCGGCTGTCGAGTCGTGAACGAAGCCGACCAAGCTAAGCCATACCCAGCCTGCTGCCCCGTGTATGCATGCCAGCCAGGTGCCACACTCCAGTATCCAACTGAGCAAGAGCTGAGGGCTGCTGCACAGCAGAATGCTCAGGCTGCACAAGGTGCACAGGGATAA
- the LOC135223092 gene encoding U-scoloptoxin(16)-Er8a-like, producing the protein MKFLIVASVCIVVVLCQQTIQPKPNIRNLPAEVKPQAPGQCFAFTANKAFAVGQSWPLAPFCGRATCIQHEGKLFEKVEDCGFEPKPSPGCRVVNEADQGKPYPACCPVYQCQPGASLQYPTEQELRAAAQRNAQTAQRG; encoded by the exons ATGAAATTCCTGATCGTAGCTTCCGTCTGCATTGTAGTGGTTCTCTGCCAGCAAACTATACAGCCAAAGCCCAACATTCGTAATCTGCCAGCTGAAGTCAAACCAC AGGCTCCCGGTCAGTGCTTTGCATTCACTGCTAATAAGGCCTTCGCCGTGGGCCAGTCTTGGCCCCTGGCTCCCTTCTGTGGAAGAGCCACCTGCATTCAACATGAAGGCAAACTCTTCGAAAAGGTGGAAGACTGTGGCTTTGAGCCCAAGCCATCTCCCGGCTGCAGAGTCGTGAACGAAGCCGACCAAGGTAAGCCCTACCCAGCCTGCTGCCCCGTGTACCAATGTCAGCCAGGAGCCAGCCTCCAGTACCCAACAGAGCAAGAACTGAGGGCTGCCGCACAGAGGAATGCTCAAACTGCACAAAGAGGTTAA
- the LOC135223103 gene encoding uncharacterized protein LOC135223103, which produces MKFLIVASVCVAVAFGQNNRIDPKPSVRNLPAEVRQEAPNQCSSFTQRKAFAVGQSWSLAPFCGKATCVQHEGKFFERVEDCGIEPKPSPGCRVLNEANKDKPYPACCPVYECQQGASLQYPTEQEVKAVAQQAAQAAAQRG; this is translated from the exons ATGAAATTCCTGATCGTAGCTTCTGTCTGCGTTGCTGTGGCTTTCGGCCAAAACAACAGAATCGATCCAAAACCCAGCGTTCGGAATTTACCAGCTGAAGTCAGACAAG AGGCTCCAAACCAGTGTTCTTCATTCACTCAGCGAAAGGCCTTCGCCGTGGGCCAGTCTTGGTCCCTGGCTCCCTTCTGTGGCAAGGCCACCTGCGTTCAACATGAAGGTAAATTCTTCGAAAGGGTGGAAGACTGTGGCATTGAGCCCAAGCCATCTCCCGGCTGCAGAGTATTGAACGAAGCCAACAAAGATAAGCCATACCCAGCCTGCTGCCCCGTGTACGAGTGCCAACAAGGTGCCTCCCTCCAGTACCCAACTGAACAAGAGGTTAAGGCTGTTGCACAACAGGCTGCTCAAGCTGCTGCACAGAGAGGTTAA
- the LOC135220783 gene encoding uncharacterized protein LOC135220783, with protein sequence MKFLIVASFCVAVALGQNVVQPRPNVRTLPAEVRKEAPGQCYGFTARRAFPVGQSWQLTPFCGRATCLQQGNQLLEKVEDCGFEPKPSPGCRVVNEADQAKSYPACCPVYACQPGATLQYPTEQELRAAAQQNAQAAQGAQG encoded by the exons ATGAAATTCCTGATTGTGGCCTCATTCTGCGTGGCTGTGGCTCTTGGTCAAAATGTGGTTCAGCCAAGACCAAACGTCCGAACTTTGCCTGCTGAAGTCCGCAAAG AGGCTCCGGGTCAATGCTACGGATTCACTGCCAGAAGGGCCTTCCCTGTGGGCCAGTCTTGGCAACTGACTCCCTTCTGTGGTAGAGCCACCTGCCTCCAGCAAGGGAACCAGCTGCTCGAAAAGGTGGAAGACTGTGGCTTTGAGCCCAAGCCATCTCCCGGCTGTCGAGTCGTGAACGAAGCCGACCAAGCTAAGTCATACCCAGCCTGCTGCCCCGTCTATGCATGCCAGCCAGGTGCCACACTCCAGTACCCAACTGAGCAAGAACTGAGGGCTGCTGCTCAGCAGAATGCTCAGGCTGCACAAGGTGCACAGGGATAA